The Apibacter raozihei genome contains a region encoding:
- a CDS encoding ATP-binding cassette domain-containing protein, which yields MNPVLELKNIVPLQKFAIFSNPINWKIKPNEHWAIIGSNGSGKNLLIDILLSKYGLKTGEIYCKDEYGNNIHIRKCIKFVAFHDIYSLADLKNSYYQQRWNTGLEEDIPTVKNILSKEPDQSWIQHLVTAFKIEDLNVKKINLLSSGELRKFLIVKSLSSKPKFLIMDNPFIGLDSYSRKVLRNVLENLTTIGNLQIILLVSDINDIPEVITHILPVKNKTILPEMSYSEFTNDQSFQMNLFKSNIFQNKEQITINNNKNDEYTNAIIFKNVTVKYGSRTILKNLNWIVKKGEKWALLGPNGSGKSTLLSLVAGDNPQAYANDITLFDKKRGTGESIWDIKKHIGYVSPEMHLYYQKNVSCKEIIGSGFFDTIGLYKKCNEKQNESILEWMKIFGISHLKNISFLNVSTGEQRLILLARVFIKNPSLIILDEPLHGLDMENKKQIKKLIEAYCDKNKALIYVTHYKYELPNVVNNKLELG from the coding sequence ATGAATCCTGTATTAGAATTAAAAAATATTGTTCCACTTCAAAAATTTGCAATTTTTTCAAATCCGATTAACTGGAAAATAAAACCAAATGAACATTGGGCGATCATCGGTTCCAACGGAAGTGGCAAAAACCTTCTTATTGACATTCTTTTAAGTAAATATGGGTTGAAAACAGGAGAAATTTATTGTAAAGATGAATACGGTAACAACATCCATATTAGAAAATGTATAAAATTTGTAGCATTTCACGATATTTATAGCCTTGCTGATTTAAAAAATAGCTACTATCAGCAAAGATGGAATACTGGTTTAGAAGAAGATATCCCCACAGTTAAGAATATTTTAAGTAAAGAACCAGATCAAAGTTGGATACAACATCTTGTAACTGCTTTTAAAATTGAAGACTTAAATGTGAAAAAGATCAACTTACTTTCCAGCGGCGAATTGCGTAAATTTTTAATTGTCAAATCACTATCTTCAAAGCCAAAATTCCTTATCATGGATAATCCATTTATAGGGTTGGATAGCTATTCCAGAAAAGTTCTGAGAAATGTGTTGGAGAATTTAACAACGATAGGAAATTTACAAATTATTCTCTTAGTTTCTGACATAAATGACATACCTGAAGTAATTACTCATATTCTGCCCGTAAAAAATAAAACTATATTACCTGAAATGAGCTATTCTGAATTTACCAATGATCAATCTTTTCAGATGAATTTATTTAAATCTAATATTTTTCAAAATAAAGAACAAATAACAATAAACAATAACAAAAACGACGAATATACTAATGCTATTATTTTTAAAAATGTTACCGTTAAATATGGCTCACGTACTATTTTAAAAAATTTAAATTGGATAGTAAAAAAGGGAGAAAAGTGGGCACTTTTAGGTCCAAACGGTTCGGGAAAATCAACATTACTTAGCCTTGTAGCTGGAGATAACCCTCAAGCTTATGCCAATGATATAACCTTATTTGATAAAAAAAGGGGAACAGGAGAAAGTATTTGGGATATAAAAAAGCATATAGGCTATGTATCGCCGGAAATGCACTTATATTATCAAAAAAATGTAAGTTGCAAAGAAATTATAGGTTCAGGTTTTTTTGATACTATAGGTCTTTATAAAAAATGTAATGAAAAACAAAACGAAAGTATTCTGGAATGGATGAAAATATTTGGAATTTCACATTTAAAAAATATATCATTCTTAAATGTCTCAACCGGAGAGCAACGATTGATACTTCTAGCCAGAGTATTCATAAAAAACCCGTCATTAATTATTTTAGATGAGCCTTTACATGGCTTGGACATGGAGAATAAAAAACAAATAAAAAAACTTATTGAAGCATATTGTGATAAAAATAAAGCACTAATATACGTTACTCATTATAAATATGAACTTCCAAATGTCGTTAACAATAAATTAGAGCTAGGCTAA
- a CDS encoding TonB-dependent receptor, producing MNIKLFFACIILLINHQHFYTQETKELELNETIISATRIPEVVKNSASSVIVISKETIEELALSNPDMSVILGLAVPSIGLSSNTTSNRSQTMRGRPMLVMVDGIPQSTPLRNTDRDIRSISPFAIERIEVIEGASSLYGSGAVGGIVNFVTKKSRSNKAFNGETSIGITDARIKQSDHASGYKLNQQLYGNIKNFDYLINAGIITSGRGIDGNGEFISPRYGLSDVMSKNILAKIGYKFTQNLRIEAMYNFFSSEQDTDLVASGGKYLQSPRIGIVGEKNPNAINEGTKYNHNAYIKLISNNIFKNTSLEASFYTQSLYTIFDYRENNPSKPRWEETGGQATIKANKYGARLNFITTINYNENIKTSVLYGGDFLLDETSQPLVDGRLWVPELKGYNTAGFLQTVTNFYNKINLKTGVRYDHILVKIPDYHTIPNKKNQVWPSIQGGNLNYNKPTFNTSIQYYAAKEFNPYISFSQGFAIFDLGRVLRDAKDDVVSKIETDPVATNNYEVGFTSKIIDKINFKAAYYWSHSKLGSDLVAGNDGFWKVVRNPQLIQGLEIQMDTKINRYIILGGTYSYLEGKLKTDDSSSYNQYMSGLSISAPKLTFFTTLNPIKNLALNVIYIHTFKRDRFTPVIDKNGNEIFNEGEGKVFPIDLFNLTANYKFKNTKISMGIENLFNKTYYTSASMIMARDSEYARGNGRYLTLNFTVNY from the coding sequence ATGAATATAAAGCTCTTTTTTGCATGTATCATTTTACTAATTAACCATCAACACTTCTACACTCAAGAGACTAAAGAGTTAGAATTAAATGAAACTATAATATCAGCCACCAGAATACCGGAAGTTGTAAAAAATTCAGCAAGTTCAGTCATTGTTATTTCTAAAGAAACTATTGAAGAACTCGCTTTATCAAATCCTGATATGTCAGTAATTCTGGGCTTGGCGGTACCATCCATAGGACTAAGTTCAAATACTACAAGCAATAGATCACAAACCATGCGTGGCAGACCTATGCTAGTAATGGTTGATGGCATTCCTCAGTCAACGCCATTAAGAAATACAGATAGAGACATTCGTTCCATAAGTCCATTCGCGATTGAACGAATCGAAGTTATTGAAGGCGCTAGTTCTCTATATGGTTCGGGTGCTGTAGGAGGAATTGTAAACTTTGTAACTAAAAAGTCACGTTCAAATAAAGCATTTAATGGCGAAACTTCTATAGGCATTACAGATGCGAGAATAAAACAATCAGATCATGCATCAGGATACAAACTTAATCAACAACTTTATGGAAATATAAAAAACTTTGATTATTTAATAAATGCAGGAATAATAACTTCCGGCAGAGGTATTGATGGAAATGGAGAATTTATTTCTCCACGATATGGGTTAAGCGATGTAATGTCTAAAAATATTTTAGCTAAAATCGGATATAAATTTACCCAAAATTTAAGAATAGAAGCTATGTACAATTTTTTTTCAAGTGAACAAGATACTGATTTAGTAGCATCTGGCGGGAAATATCTACAATCACCAAGAATAGGAATAGTCGGAGAAAAAAATCCAAATGCTATAAATGAAGGAACAAAATACAATCATAATGCTTACATAAAATTGATAAGCAATAATATATTTAAAAATACGAGTTTGGAGGCCTCTTTTTACACACAAAGTTTGTATACCATTTTCGATTATAGAGAAAACAATCCTAGTAAGCCAAGATGGGAAGAAACTGGAGGACAAGCTACTATAAAAGCAAATAAATATGGTGCCAGACTAAATTTTATAACGACAATTAATTATAATGAAAATATTAAAACTTCCGTTTTATACGGAGGAGATTTTTTGCTAGACGAAACAAGCCAACCTCTTGTGGATGGGAGACTTTGGGTTCCGGAATTGAAGGGATATAATACTGCCGGTTTTTTACAGACAGTAACTAATTTTTATAATAAAATTAATTTAAAAACAGGTGTCAGATATGATCATATCTTAGTAAAAATACCTGATTATCATACCATTCCTAATAAAAAAAATCAAGTTTGGCCATCTATACAAGGAGGTAATTTAAATTATAACAAACCTACATTTAATACTTCTATTCAATACTATGCAGCAAAAGAATTTAACCCGTATATTTCATTCTCTCAGGGATTTGCTATTTTTGATTTAGGCCGTGTGCTAAGAGATGCAAAAGACGATGTAGTTTCCAAAATTGAAACAGATCCCGTAGCAACTAACAATTACGAAGTAGGTTTCACAAGTAAAATTATTGATAAAATTAACTTTAAAGCGGCATATTATTGGTCACATTCCAAATTAGGTAGTGATTTAGTTGCAGGAAATGACGGTTTTTGGAAGGTAGTCAGAAACCCACAGTTAATTCAAGGTCTGGAAATTCAAATGGATACAAAAATAAATCGATATATCATTTTAGGTGGAACATATTCATATCTAGAAGGAAAACTTAAAACGGATGATTCTTCAAGTTACAACCAATACATGTCGGGACTTAGCATATCAGCACCTAAACTTACTTTTTTCACCACATTAAATCCTATCAAAAATCTTGCATTAAATGTTATTTATATACATACTTTTAAAAGAGATCGTTTTACACCTGTTATAGACAAAAATGGCAATGAAATATTTAACGAAGGTGAAGGAAAAGTGTTTCCAATTGATCTTTTTAATCTGACAGCAAACTATAAATTTAAAAATACAAAAATTAGTATGGGAATTGAAAATTTGTTTAATAAAACTTACTATACGAGCGCTTCAATGATTATGGCCAGAGATAGTGAATATGCAAGAGGAAATGGCCGCTATTTAACATTAAATTTTACAGTCAATTATTAA
- a CDS encoding polyprenyl synthetase family protein encodes MSFLDKYKVLVEDAIDQYKLKDQPVQLYEPINYILGLGGKQLRPVLLLMACDLFNGDLKSALKPALGIEYFHNFSLMHDDIMDKAPLRRGKETVHKKYDENTAILSGDALLVKSFQMLEDLNPDLLKSCFLLFTKTALGVCEGQQYDMNFERQQAVSFDEYIHMISGKTAVLCACSLKMGSIIAKADDENADYMYEFGRYLGIAFQLMDDYLDVFGVVNKVGKKHAGDITENKKTVLYLLAVQNADEKQLERLTYWFSRIDDSIEKISEVIKIYKELKIDDQCLELVRFYTDKSFAYLSKINVSDDKKKPFYQLVDYLLVRQN; translated from the coding sequence ATGAGTTTTTTAGATAAATATAAAGTACTGGTTGAAGATGCAATTGATCAATATAAATTAAAAGATCAGCCAGTTCAATTATATGAGCCAATAAATTACATTTTGGGACTGGGTGGAAAGCAACTTCGCCCTGTATTATTGTTAATGGCTTGTGATTTATTTAATGGAGATTTGAAAAGTGCTCTTAAACCTGCATTGGGAATTGAATATTTTCATAATTTCTCTTTAATGCATGATGATATTATGGATAAGGCACCTTTACGAAGAGGAAAAGAAACCGTTCATAAGAAATACGATGAAAATACAGCAATCTTGTCGGGAGATGCTTTATTGGTAAAATCATTTCAAATGCTGGAAGATTTAAATCCGGATTTATTAAAATCTTGTTTTTTGTTGTTTACGAAAACAGCGCTGGGTGTTTGTGAGGGACAACAATATGATATGAACTTTGAGAGGCAACAAGCTGTATCTTTTGATGAATACATTCATATGATATCAGGTAAAACAGCTGTTTTATGTGCCTGTTCACTTAAAATGGGATCAATAATTGCTAAAGCAGATGATGAAAATGCAGATTATATGTATGAGTTTGGGCGATATTTAGGGATTGCTTTTCAATTAATGGATGATTATCTGGATGTGTTTGGTGTCGTAAACAAAGTAGGGAAAAAACATGCTGGGGATATTACAGAAAATAAAAAAACCGTACTTTATTTATTAGCTGTTCAAAATGCAGACGAAAAACAATTGGAAAGACTTACTTATTGGTTTTCCCGTATTGATGATTCCATAGAAAAAATTTCAGAAGTTATAAAAATTTATAAAGAATTAAAAATTGATGATCAGTGCTTGGAATTAGTGCGATTTTATACTGATAAATCATTCGCGTATTTATCTAAAATAAATGTATCTGATGATAAAAAGAAACCCTTCTACCAATTGGTAGACTATTTACTTGTAAGACAAAATTAA